The Virgibacillus sp. MSP4-1 genome has a segment encoding these proteins:
- the efp gene encoding elongation factor P: MISVNDFRTGQTIELDGDIWQVVEFQHVKPGKGAAFVRSKLRNLRNGNIQERTFRAGEKVNTAHLERRNMQYLYASGDVHTFMDQETFDQIELQSSQLEKELNYLKENMQITMLIYEGETIGLELPNTVELEVTETEPGIKGDTASGGTKPATLETGLVVQVPFFVNNGDVLVVNTSDGKYVSRA; encoded by the coding sequence ATGATTTCAGTAAATGATTTTCGCACAGGACAAACCATTGAGCTGGATGGAGATATTTGGCAGGTGGTAGAATTTCAGCATGTAAAGCCAGGAAAAGGTGCAGCGTTTGTTCGTTCAAAGCTGCGTAACCTCCGTAATGGAAACATACAGGAGCGAACCTTTAGGGCAGGGGAAAAAGTAAATACGGCTCATCTTGAGCGGAGAAACATGCAGTATTTATACGCTTCAGGTGATGTTCATACATTTATGGATCAGGAAACTTTTGATCAGATCGAACTTCAATCTTCTCAATTAGAGAAGGAACTTAACTACTTAAAAGAAAATATGCAAATTACCATGCTTATTTATGAAGGAGAAACCATTGGTCTTGAACTTCCAAATACAGTGGAATTGGAAGTCACTGAAACAGAACCTGGAATTAAGGGTGATACAGCCAGTGGAGGTACCAAACCTGCAACACTGGAAACAGGATTAGTTGTACAGGTACCTTTTTTTGTAAACAATGGGGATGTACTTGTTGTTAATACAAGTGATGGAAAATATGTTTCCAGAGCATAA
- a CDS encoding Xaa-Pro peptidase family protein — translation MEKLDKFRSALADQEYDGLLITSEKNRRYITGFTGTAGVALITQQAALFITDFRYTEQAKEQAEGFEIIEHKTPIHKEVANQVKKLGIQSLGFEKDHMTYSTYERYKNELPAELIPSSGLIEKLRLVKTKDELKRIKQACEIADAAFDHILDYIKPGVKEIDVSNELEFFMRRNGAESSSFDIIVASGYRSALPHGVASKKMIESGELVTLDFGAYYQGYCSDMTRTVAVGQISDELKDIYDTVLQAQLKGVEGIKPGITGIEADALTRDYIKAKGYGDYFGHSTGHGIGLDVHEGPGLSFRSEQKLEPGMVVTVEPGIYISNVGGCRIEDDIVVTENGYEKLTFAKKELITL, via the coding sequence GTGGAGAAACTGGACAAGTTTAGATCAGCATTAGCCGATCAGGAATATGATGGTTTGCTAATCACAAGTGAAAAAAACCGTAGATATATAACCGGATTTACCGGTACAGCTGGCGTTGCACTTATAACACAACAAGCTGCCCTTTTTATTACTGATTTTCGCTATACAGAGCAGGCAAAGGAGCAGGCTGAAGGATTTGAAATTATTGAACATAAAACACCGATTCATAAGGAAGTAGCCAACCAGGTCAAAAAGCTTGGTATACAATCCTTAGGCTTTGAGAAAGATCACATGACTTATAGTACATATGAACGATATAAAAATGAGCTGCCTGCTGAGCTGATTCCGTCATCAGGTTTAATTGAAAAGCTCCGCCTGGTTAAGACCAAAGATGAATTGAAAAGGATCAAACAGGCATGTGAAATTGCAGATGCTGCCTTTGATCATATTCTTGACTATATTAAGCCAGGTGTTAAAGAAATTGATGTATCAAATGAACTTGAATTTTTCATGAGAAGAAATGGGGCAGAGTCTTCTTCCTTTGATATCATCGTAGCATCCGGCTATCGATCTGCACTGCCGCACGGGGTAGCCTCTAAAAAGATGATTGAAAGCGGTGAGCTTGTCACTCTGGACTTTGGAGCATACTACCAGGGTTACTGTTCAGATATGACGCGAACGGTGGCTGTAGGGCAGATTAGTGACGAACTAAAGGATATTTATGATACAGTTCTTCAGGCCCAGCTAAAAGGTGTAGAAGGAATTAAACCGGGCATAACCGGAATTGAAGCAGACGCTCTAACACGGGATTATATTAAAGCTAAAGGATATGGAGACTATTTTGGACACTCCACAGGCCATGGAATTGGTCTGGATGTTCATGAAGGTCCGGGGCTTTCCTTCCGATCAGAGCAGAAGCTGGAGCCAGGGATGGTTGTAACCGTGGAACCCGGAATTTATATATCTAATGTAGGCGGCTGCCGTATTGAAGATGATATAGTGGTAACTGAAAATGGATATGAAAAACTGACATTTGCGAAAAAAGAACTTATAACGTTATAG
- the aroQ gene encoding type II 3-dehydroquinate dehydratase — protein MKQLLLLNGPNLNLLGTREPHIYGKSGLQEIESELAAFLKEEGWGLKSFQSNHEGALIDAIHEANQHYEGIIFNPAAYTHTSVALRDAISAVEVPVIEVHISNVHNREAFRRESLLAPVCWGQIAGLGTLGYKAAALAFLEEDKRKDDKSGETGQV, from the coding sequence ATGAAACAATTGCTCCTGTTAAATGGACCTAATTTGAATTTATTAGGGACAAGAGAGCCTCATATTTACGGTAAGAGTGGGCTCCAGGAAATTGAGAGTGAATTAGCTGCGTTTTTAAAGGAGGAAGGCTGGGGATTAAAAAGCTTTCAGTCCAACCATGAAGGTGCTCTGATCGATGCCATTCATGAGGCAAATCAGCACTATGAAGGGATTATCTTTAATCCTGCTGCTTATACACATACAAGTGTTGCCTTGAGGGATGCCATTAGCGCAGTGGAAGTCCCTGTTATCGAAGTACATATTTCAAATGTACACAACCGGGAGGCATTCAGGAGAGAATCGTTACTTGCGCCCGTTTGCTGGGGACAAATAGCCGGCCTGGGTACGCTTGGCTATAAAGCAGCAGCCCTTGCATTTCTTGAAGAAGATAAGAGAAAGGATGATAAGAGTGGAGAAACTGGACAAGTTTAG
- a CDS encoding YqhR family membrane protein: protein MAEMNQEKLEQNQQEEPMSLLQKALLTGFIGGIFWGLLGSLAYYFNFSEVSHASFILRSFWQADWIDGFSGEMLSVLIVGVISILVAYVYYLLLRKREGMLPGILYGLVIWFIFLYFFNPMFSAVPGLANMTVDTVVTTICLLILYGTFIGYSISFEYKSLQEMKQQRKENDSQNA, encoded by the coding sequence ATGGCAGAAATGAACCAGGAAAAACTGGAACAAAATCAGCAGGAAGAACCGATGTCTTTATTGCAGAAAGCTTTATTAACAGGGTTTATCGGCGGAATATTCTGGGGTCTTCTAGGCTCTTTGGCTTATTATTTTAATTTCTCTGAAGTTTCCCATGCAAGTTTTATTTTACGCTCGTTCTGGCAGGCTGATTGGATTGATGGGTTTTCAGGCGAAATGTTAAGCGTTCTGATAGTAGGTGTTATTTCCATTTTGGTTGCGTATGTTTACTATCTTTTGTTAAGAAAGCGGGAAGGAATGTTGCCAGGAATTTTATACGGGCTAGTGATCTGGTTTATTTTTTTATATTTTTTTAATCCGATGTTCTCAGCCGTTCCCGGTCTGGCCAATATGACGGTTGATACAGTGGTCACAACGATTTGCCTCTTAATTTTATATGGTACATTTATTGGCTATTCAATTTCATTTGAATATAAAAGCCTGCAGGAGATGAAGCAGCAAAGAAAGGAAAATGACTCCCAAAATGCATAA
- a CDS encoding SA1362 family protein, with the protein MRFRARNLFVYTIMALAVFGIFYQLLFDTAQLFTYILITAGFAAILFGIFYVFMRKRGTGGISKEYRKAVKQSRRKYGNAVPNKRMYQATARKQRKRNAQPGKSKGKRSAAHLRVIDGKKDKKKNRASF; encoded by the coding sequence ATGCGATTCCGTGCAAGAAATCTATTTGTTTATACCATAATGGCTCTGGCTGTTTTCGGTATTTTCTATCAGCTACTATTTGATACTGCCCAGCTCTTCACCTATATTCTTATAACCGCTGGATTTGCAGCTATCTTGTTCGGTATATTCTATGTTTTCATGAGAAAAAGAGGCACTGGAGGTATTTCCAAAGAGTATCGTAAAGCAGTGAAGCAGTCCCGGCGTAAATACGGTAATGCCGTACCGAACAAACGGATGTATCAGGCTACTGCACGCAAACAGCGAAAACGAAACGCACAGCCCGGTAAATCCAAAGGCAAAAGAAGCGCAGCCCATCTGCGAGTCATTGATGGAAAAAAAGATAAGAAAAAAAACCGAGCGTCTTTTTAA
- a CDS encoding patatin-like phospholipase family protein, with protein MKVDGVFSGGGVKAIAFIGALEVVDEKGFTFERVAGTSAGAILAALIAAGYKTSEIKESFMELNLKSFMQESTLEKIFPFLKWLLIYHRLGLYKGDVLEKWIEEKLSAKGIHTFQDLPPGELRIIGSDLSLGRMVVFPDDLERFYGIDGLSFPVARAVRISASIPFFFIPVKRIRDKRHKNILVDGGLLSNFPIWVFQTGTKKPKRPILGMKLSTSSDQLPRRKIKNAISMFQSLFSTMIHAHDARYISKSVAANVMFIPTRDIDATDFSLSDEEKYRLMELGRKSAVKYLKTWTY; from the coding sequence TTGAAGGTAGATGGTGTCTTTTCGGGTGGGGGTGTGAAAGCAATTGCTTTTATTGGTGCGCTGGAAGTTGTGGATGAAAAAGGATTCACGTTTGAAAGGGTAGCGGGAACATCAGCTGGTGCCATATTAGCCGCATTAATTGCAGCCGGATATAAAACTTCGGAAATAAAAGAATCCTTTATGGAATTAAACTTAAAGTCATTTATGCAGGAAAGTACGCTTGAAAAAATTTTTCCATTCTTAAAATGGCTGCTTATTTATCATCGGCTCGGGTTATATAAAGGGGATGTCTTAGAAAAGTGGATTGAAGAGAAATTATCAGCAAAAGGGATTCACACGTTTCAGGATTTACCACCGGGGGAATTGAGAATTATCGGCTCTGATTTATCTCTTGGCAGAATGGTTGTATTTCCGGATGACCTGGAAAGGTTCTACGGCATCGATGGATTATCTTTTCCTGTAGCAAGAGCTGTTCGGATTAGCGCATCCATTCCTTTCTTTTTTATTCCTGTAAAAAGAATAAGAGACAAAAGGCACAAAAATATTCTTGTGGATGGGGGATTATTAAGTAACTTTCCCATTTGGGTGTTTCAAACAGGGACAAAAAAGCCAAAACGTCCTATTTTAGGGATGAAGCTCAGCACTTCCTCTGATCAGCTGCCCAGACGAAAAATAAAAAATGCTATTTCAATGTTTCAGTCTCTATTTTCCACAATGATCCATGCTCATGATGCCAGGTATATTTCAAAATCTGTCGCAGCCAATGTCATGTTTATCCCGACCAGGGATATTGACGCTACAGATTTCTCGTTATCAGATGAGGAAAAGTACAGACTTATGGAACTAGGCAGGAAAAGTGCTGTCAAATATCTGAAAACCTGGACTTATTAA
- a CDS encoding vitamin B12-dependent ribonucleotide reductase translates to MQKVKEVNLPVNVERLNQDIRLFPQVHPITSDMKILHKGVSRLVMLDRYAFKDTEKVTLTDGDFVVLTVKEDPKFPARGLGVIQSIDWESKTARVLVDEEFQAVLDNETEAETGVVIRSLDVIEKPLEVFYEQIALRNATGLSAVEETEEKQKEWFEKYYEQLSNLNFVPAGRVLYGAGANTDVTYFNCYVMPYIQDSREGISEHRKQVMEIMSRGGGVGTNGSTLRPRNTLARGVNGKSSGSVSWLDDIAKLTHLVEQGGSRRGAQMIMLVDSHPDIIEFIISKMQNPRILRYLIENTNDDLIKKHAEDKLKFTPLTEQEEMMYQGIVNYKSIPGLGGFNEKIIRDAEQKLRDGGTFSVNHPEFLSGANISVCLTREFMQAVEEDGYYELKFPDVENYNEEEMAIYNEKWAEVGDVREWEKQGHKVRVHRRIKASELWDLINICATYSAEPGIFFIDNANDMTNAKSYGQKVVATNPCGEQPLAPYSVCNLAAVNLAEMADKENKTVNFDKLKRTVEVGVRMQDDVIDATPYFLEENRKQALGERRVGLGVMGLHDLLIYTETEYGSEDGNQVVDQVFETIATTAYRTSIELAKEKGSFPFLVGNTDEETAELRKRFTETGYMQKMPEDIRQGILEHGIRNSHLLTVAPTGSTGTMAGVSTGLEPYFSFTYYRSGRLGKFIEVKADIVQEYLEENPDQDPDQLPKWFVTAMSLSPEAHADTQCVIQKWVDSSISKTVNAPKGYTVDQVQKVYERLYQGGAKGGTVYVDGSRDTQVLTLKAEENTRDDMEAEKETEKNNEEPMVVLMDTVQELDKTSVNIGSEVGNTCPVCRQGTVEDIGGCNTCTNCSAQLKCGL, encoded by the coding sequence TTGCAAAAAGTAAAAGAAGTAAATCTGCCAGTTAATGTGGAGCGTCTGAATCAGGATATCAGGCTGTTTCCTCAGGTACATCCGATAACGTCAGATATGAAAATCTTACATAAGGGTGTATCCAGACTTGTGATGCTGGACCGGTATGCTTTTAAGGATACAGAGAAGGTAACCTTAACAGATGGAGATTTTGTTGTCCTGACTGTAAAGGAAGATCCAAAATTTCCGGCACGTGGTCTGGGCGTTATTCAATCAATTGATTGGGAGAGCAAGACTGCCAGGGTTCTTGTGGATGAAGAATTTCAGGCTGTTCTGGATAATGAAACAGAAGCAGAAACAGGGGTCGTTATCAGATCATTGGATGTGATCGAGAAACCACTTGAAGTGTTTTATGAGCAAATCGCGTTACGAAATGCGACAGGGCTGTCCGCTGTAGAAGAAACTGAGGAGAAGCAGAAGGAATGGTTTGAAAAATATTATGAACAGCTGTCGAATCTGAACTTTGTCCCTGCTGGAAGGGTTCTTTATGGTGCAGGTGCAAATACCGATGTTACTTATTTTAACTGCTATGTGATGCCTTATATTCAGGACTCAAGAGAAGGCATTTCCGAACACCGGAAACAGGTTATGGAAATTATGAGCCGTGGTGGTGGTGTTGGTACGAACGGTTCCACGCTGCGTCCACGAAACACACTGGCTCGAGGAGTTAACGGGAAATCATCAGGATCAGTCTCCTGGCTGGATGATATTGCAAAGCTCACTCATCTTGTAGAGCAGGGAGGATCAAGACGGGGAGCACAAATGATTATGCTTGTGGATTCACATCCTGATATCATCGAATTTATAATTTCCAAGATGCAAAATCCAAGAATTCTTAGATATTTAATTGAAAATACGAATGATGATTTAATTAAAAAGCATGCTGAGGATAAGCTGAAATTTACTCCTCTGACAGAACAGGAAGAAATGATGTATCAGGGAATTGTTAATTATAAAAGTATCCCCGGACTTGGTGGTTTTAATGAGAAAATAATCAGGGATGCAGAGCAAAAGCTGCGTGATGGTGGTACATTCTCAGTTAATCATCCCGAATTTTTATCAGGTGCAAACATTTCGGTCTGCCTGACAAGAGAATTCATGCAGGCTGTTGAAGAGGATGGCTATTATGAGCTTAAATTCCCTGATGTGGAAAATTATAATGAAGAAGAAATGGCCATTTATAATGAGAAATGGGCTGAAGTTGGAGATGTCCGTGAATGGGAAAAGCAAGGCCATAAAGTTCGTGTACATCGCAGAATAAAAGCAAGTGAATTGTGGGACCTGATTAATATTTGTGCAACCTATTCAGCTGAACCCGGCATTTTCTTTATTGATAATGCGAATGACATGACCAATGCGAAGAGCTATGGTCAAAAAGTAGTGGCAACGAATCCGTGCGGAGAACAGCCACTTGCACCCTATTCTGTCTGCAACTTAGCTGCTGTGAATCTGGCAGAAATGGCGGATAAAGAAAATAAAACGGTCAATTTTGATAAATTGAAGCGTACAGTTGAAGTAGGTGTACGCATGCAGGATGATGTTATTGACGCGACCCCGTACTTCCTGGAAGAAAATCGTAAGCAGGCATTAGGTGAGCGCCGTGTTGGTTTAGGTGTAATGGGACTTCATGACTTACTCATTTATACAGAGACGGAGTATGGTTCTGAAGATGGGAACCAGGTTGTTGATCAGGTCTTTGAAACTATTGCGACAACGGCTTATCGTACCTCCATTGAACTGGCAAAGGAAAAAGGAAGCTTCCCATTCCTGGTGGGGAACACAGATGAGGAAACAGCAGAGCTGCGTAAACGGTTTACTGAAACAGGGTATATGCAGAAAATGCCTGAGGATATCCGTCAGGGAATTCTTGAGCACGGCATTCGTAACTCCCATTTATTAACCGTAGCACCTACAGGGTCTACCGGGACAATGGCCGGTGTTTCTACAGGACTGGAACCATATTTCTCCTTTACGTACTATCGCAGTGGCCGCTTAGGTAAGTTTATCGAAGTCAAAGCTGATATTGTACAGGAATACTTAGAGGAGAATCCGGACCAGGATCCGGACCAATTGCCAAAATGGTTTGTTACAGCTATGTCCTTATCACCTGAAGCCCATGCAGATACTCAATGCGTGATACAAAAATGGGTGGATTCATCTATTTCCAAAACCGTAAATGCACCAAAAGGCTATACGGTGGACCAGGTTCAAAAGGTATATGAACGCTTATATCAAGGTGGAGCAAAAGGTGGTACGGTTTATGTAGATGGAAGCCGTGATACTCAGGTTCTAACCTTAAAGGCTGAAGAAAATACTCGTGATGATATGGAAGCAGAAAAGGAAACAGAGAAAAACAATGAAGAGCCTATGGTTGTGTTGATGGATACAGTGCAGGAACTGGACAAAACAAGTGTCAATATCGGTTCTGAGGTTGGAAATACGTGTCCGGTTTGCCGTCAAGGTACTGTAGAAGACATTGGCGGATGCAATACATGTACAAACTGTAGCGCACAGCTTAAGTGCGGTCTGTAA